In Catharus ustulatus isolate bCatUst1 chromosome 29, bCatUst1.pri.v2, whole genome shotgun sequence, the following are encoded in one genomic region:
- the HCN2 gene encoding potassium/sodium hyperpolarization-activated cyclic nucleotide-gated channel 2 — translation MRAGRGAAGGEAAAEEEAADGAKRGGAAAAGRARGRGGKGSPNGECRRGEPPRSPGPEPPREPKVSFSCGGGGASPGGAKAAEEGASEDAAEEVRGSQASFMQRQFGAMLQPGVNKFSLRMFGSQKAVEREQERVKSAGAWIIHPYSDFRFYWDFTMLLFMVGNLIIIPVGITFFKEETTAPWIVFNVVSDTFFLMDLVLNFRTGIVIEDNTEIILDPEKIKKKYLKTWFVVDFVSSIPVDYVFLIVEKGIDSEVYKTARALRIVRFTKILSLLRLLRLSRLIRYIHQWEEIFHMTYDLASAVMRIINLIGMMLLLCHWDGCLQFLVPMLQDFPQNCWVSINGMVNDSWSELYSFALFKSMSHMLCIGYGKQAPESMTDIWLTMLSMIVGATCYAMFIGHATALIQSLDSSRRQYQEKYKQVEQYMSFHKLPADFRQKIHDYYEHRYQGKMFDEDSILGELNEPLREEIVNFNCRKLVASMPLFANADPNFVTAMLTKLKFEVFQPGDYIIREGTIGKKMYFIQHGVVSILTKGNKEMKLSDGSYFGEICLLTRGRRTASVRADTYCRLYSLSVDNFNEVLEEYPMMRRAFETVAIDRLDRIGKKNSILLHKVQHDLNSGVFNNQENEIIQEIVKYDREMVQQAELQQHTAMYSPVQPQVTSAIATLQQAVAMSFCPQMASPLVGSMALGSPRMMRRLQYAQAVPSPFAVSPVLLQQSPPPQPQPPVPHANPSPSQDPAQPTALPASTSAFAAAAASPPSQSPLASRTFAYAGAPGPLGSQLSLSQQPAPSSPQRLAAHKSTQALHTSSLSQDSRPLSASQPSLPHGLAAGSTQSPPASARESSTSIGGGPAAASPGPGPPAGLRGPAPPRGAPAHTAPTGPGLTPPPALPQDPAAARKDSASSTPDTDPAKSRLSSNL, via the exons atGCGGGCGGGccgcggcgcggcgggcggggaggcaGCGGCCGAGGAGGAGGCGGCCGATGGGGCCAAgcgcggcggcgcggcggccgcggggagggcgcggggccgcggcgggaaGGGGTCCCCGAACGGCGAGTGCCGTCGCGGGGAACCGCcgcgcagccccggcccggAGCCGCCCCGCGAGCCCAAGGTCTCCTtctcctgcggcggcggcggcgcatCCCCCGGCGGGGCCAAAGCGGCCGAGGAGGGGGCGAGCGAGGATGCGGCCGAGGAGGTCCGCGGGAGCCAGGCCAGCTTCATGCAGCGGCAGTTCGGGGCGATGCTCCAGCCCGGCGTCAACAAGTTCTCGCTGCGGATGTTCGGCTCGCAGAAGGCGGTGGAGCGGGAGCAGGAGCGCGTCAAGTCGGCGGGGGCCTGGATCATCCATCCCTACAGCGACTTCAG ATTTTACTGGGACTTCACGATGCTGCTCTTCATGGTCGGCAACCTGATCATCATTCCCGTGGGCATCACCTTCTTCAAGGAGGAGACCACGGCCCCCTGGATCGTGTTCAATGTGGTCTCTGACACCTTCTTCCTGATGGACCTGGTGCTGAACTTCCGGACAGGGATCGTCATTGAGGACAACACAGAAATCATCCTGGATCCCGAGAAGATCAAGAAGAAGTACCTCAAGACCTGGTTTGTGGTGGACTTTgtctcctccatccctgtggaCTACGTTTTCCTCATTGTGGAGAAGGGCATAGACTCGGAGGTGTATAAGACAGCCCGCGCCCTCCGCATCGTGCGATTCACCAAGATCCTCAGCCTCCTGCGGCTCCTCCGCCTCTCCCGGCTCATCCGCTACATCCACCAGTGGGAGGAG ATCTTCCACATGACCTACGACCTGGCCAGCGCGGTGATGAGGATCATCAACCTCATCGGgatgatgctgctgctctgccactgGGACGGCTGCCTCCAGTTCCTGGTGCCCATGCTGCAGGATTTCCCCCAGAACTGCTGGGTCTCTATCAATGGGATGGTG aaCGACTCCTGGAGTGAGCTGTACTCCTTCGCCCTCTTCAAGTCCATGAGCCACATGCTCTGCATCGGCTACGGGAAGCAGGCACCCGAGAGCATGACGGACATCTGGCTGACCATGCTGAGCATGATCGTGGGGGCCACCTGCTACGCCATGTTCATTGGCCACGCCACCGCCCTCATCCAGTCGCTGGACTCCTCCCGGCGCCAGTACCAGGAGAAG TACAAGCAGGTGGAGCAGTACATGTCCTTCCATAAGCTGCCCGCTGATTTCCGCCAGAAGATCCACGACTACTACGAGCATCGGTACCAAGGCAAGATGTTTGATGAGGACAGCATCCTGGGGGAGCTCAACGAGCCCCTGCGTGAG GAAATCGTGAACTTCAACTGCCGCAAGCTGGTGGCCTCCATGCCGCTGTTTGCCAACGCTGACCCCAACTTCGTCACGGCGATGCTCACCAAGCTGAAGTTTGAGGTGTTCCAGCCGGGTGACTACATCATCCGAGAGGGCACCATTGGCAAGAAGATGTACTTCATCCAGCACGGGGTGGTCAGCATCCTCACCAAGGGCAACAAGGAGATGAAACTCTCTGATGGTTCCTACTTTGGGG AGATCTGCTTGCTGACCCGTGGCCGGCGCACGGCCAGTGTCCGTGCAGATACCTACTGCCGCCTCTACTCGCTCTCAGTGGACAATTTCAACGAGGTGCTGGAGGAGTACCCCATGATGAGACGGGCCTTTGAGACTGTGGCCATCGACCGTCTCGACCGCATCG GGAAGAAGAACTCAATCCTGCTCCACAAAGTGCAGCATGACCTCAACTCAGGTGTCTTCAACAACCAGGAGAACGAAATCATCCAGGAGATCGTCAAGTACGACCGGGAGAtggtgcagcaggcagagctgcagcagcacacggCCATGTACAGCCCCGTCCAGCCCCAGGTCACCTCTGCCATCGCCACCCTCCAGCAAGCCGTCGCCATGAGCTTCTGCCCGCAGATGGCCAGCCCGCTGGTGGGCTCCATGGCGCTGGGCTCGCCCCGCATGATGCGCCGCTTGCAGTACGCCCAGGCCGTGCCCAGCCCCTTCGCCGTGTCCCCcgtcctgctgcagcagagccccccGCCGCAGCCGCAGCCCCCCGTGCCCCACGCCAACCCCTCGCCCTCGCAGGACCCGGCTCAGCCCACGGCCCTGCCCGCCTCCACCAGCGCCTTCGCCGCGGCCGCGGCCAGCCCGCCATCCCAAAGCCCGCTGGCCAGCCGGACGTTCGCCTACGCAGGTGCCCCAGGGCCGCTGGGCTCCCAGCTGTCcctcagccagcagccagcGCCCAGCTCGCCCCAGCGCCTGGCCGCCCACAAGAGCACACAGGCGCTGCAcaccagcagcctcagccaggATTCGCGGCCCCTCTCGGCCTCGCAGCCCTCGCTGCCCCACGGGCTGGCGGCcggcagcacccagagccccccggcCTCCGCCCGCGAGTCCAGCACCTCCATCGGAGGgggcccggccgccgcctcgCCGGGCCCTGGCCCTCcggccgggctgcggggcccGGCACCCCCGCGGGGGGCCCCGGCCCACACGGCGCCCACGGGCCCGGGGCTGACACCGCCGCCCGCCCTGCCGCAGGACCCGGCGGCGGCCCGCAAGGATTCGGCGTCCAGCACGCCCGACACGGACCCGGCCAAGTCCAGGCTGTCTTCCAACTTGTGA